In the Gemmatimonadota bacterium genome, one interval contains:
- a CDS encoding nuclear transport factor 2 family protein, with protein MKHAAWLARSLAPVSLSLAQTRSTPDFTAKFRQVVEALQTRDTVTLSGIYANGYTFAIGGGDSVTTLSRAERLQSIAASNDSISTLNLERCDFDRFGATAVGPCWIRQPNIEGRHSEWVGIYTTVIFNRTPAGRWQLVASHARVNRPKRRTVSP; from the coding sequence ATGAAGCACGCGGCATGGCTCGCCCGGTCCCTCGCCCCAGTCTCACTGTCGTTAGCTCAAACCAGATCCACCCCGGACTTCACCGCCAAGTTCCGCCAAGTCGTCGAGGCCCTCCAGACGCGCGACACCGTAACCCTCAGTGGGATTTACGCCAACGGCTATACCTTCGCCATCGGCGGGGGCGACTCGGTCACCACGCTTAGCCGAGCCGAGCGACTGCAGTCGATCGCCGCCAGCAACGACAGCATCTCGACCCTGAACCTCGAACGGTGCGACTTCGACCGCTTCGGTGCCACCGCCGTCGGACCCTGTTGGATCCGCCAGCCGAACATCGAAGGCCGCCACAGCGAGTGGGTCGGGATCTACACGACCGTCATCTTCAATCGCACGCCAGCGGGACGGTGGCAGCTGGTGGCCAGCCACGCCAGAGTCAATCGCCCCAAACGGCGCACGGTCTCACCGTAG
- the argG gene encoding argininosuccinate synthase → MHNKTLALAFSGGLDTSYCVPRLADQGFVVHTVYVNTGGAGPEELAQIRRQAMAVGAVEHHEVDARQAVFERFVRYLIQGNVLRGEVYPLSVAAERTQQALSVVEVARRIGAGSVAHGSTGAGNDQVRFDIALRVLAPELAIVTPIRDESLSRDAAIAYLEARKLPVPPKAGAFSINKGLWGTTWGGGWTHDTWAAPPAELLDPPADAPAPRDVVIGWEQGLPVSLDGTKLSPPDLIAAMSRAAESFGIGHNIHVGETALGIKGRIGFEAGAAIILITAHRDLEKLVLTKWQSYWKDHLARFYGDRLHEGLYFDPALRDIEALITSSQQRVTGDTRVRLAPGRFMVTGTRSPFSLMDRSVATYGEENRLWTGDEARAFARIGAIPSLLAAKVAAKGG, encoded by the coding sequence ATGCATAACAAGACTCTCGCGCTCGCCTTTTCCGGCGGCCTCGACACCAGCTACTGCGTCCCGCGCCTCGCCGACCAGGGCTTCGTCGTCCACACCGTCTACGTCAATACCGGCGGCGCCGGCCCGGAAGAACTGGCCCAGATCCGCCGCCAAGCCATGGCCGTCGGCGCCGTTGAGCACCACGAAGTCGACGCCCGCCAGGCCGTGTTCGAACGGTTTGTCCGCTACCTGATCCAGGGCAACGTGCTCCGGGGCGAGGTCTACCCGTTGAGCGTGGCCGCCGAACGGACCCAACAGGCCCTGTCGGTGGTCGAAGTGGCCCGCCGGATCGGCGCGGGGTCGGTGGCCCACGGTTCCACCGGCGCCGGCAACGATCAGGTCCGGTTCGACATCGCGCTCCGGGTGCTGGCGCCGGAATTGGCCATCGTCACCCCGATCCGCGACGAGAGCCTCTCGCGCGATGCCGCCATCGCATACCTCGAAGCCCGGAAACTCCCGGTACCACCCAAGGCCGGAGCTTTCAGCATCAACAAAGGCCTCTGGGGCACCACCTGGGGTGGCGGCTGGACCCACGACACCTGGGCCGCCCCGCCGGCCGAGCTGCTCGATCCGCCCGCCGACGCGCCGGCGCCGCGAGACGTCGTGATCGGCTGGGAACAGGGTCTTCCGGTCAGCCTCGACGGCACCAAGCTCTCGCCACCCGATCTGATTGCCGCGATGAGCCGGGCCGCCGAATCGTTCGGGATCGGCCACAACATCCATGTCGGCGAAACGGCACTCGGCATCAAGGGCCGGATCGGCTTCGAAGCCGGCGCCGCCATCATCCTGATCACCGCGCACCGCGACCTGGAGAAGCTGGTCCTCACCAAGTGGCAGAGCTACTGGAAGGACCACCTGGCCCGGTTCTACGGCGACCGGCTCCACGAGGGTCTCTACTTTGATCCGGCACTCCGGGACATCGAAGCGCTGATCACCAGCTCGCAGCAGCGGGTCACCGGCGACACCCGGGTTCGGCTGGCGCCCGGCCGGTTCATGGTGACCGGGACCCGAAGTCCGTTCTCCCTGATGGACCGCTCGGTCGCCACCTACGGCGAGGAAAACCGGCTCTGGACCGGCGACGAAGCCCGGGCCTTTGCCCGGATCGGCGCCATCCCCTCATTGCTCGCGGCCAAGGTTGCCGCGAAAGGCGGCTGA
- a CDS encoding nitroreductase family protein, whose translation MSTPHPLTVREAAESRRAIRKYVQQPVPEEDVREILRQVSLAPSPNNIQPWRFVVVRDPALRQQLEPAVLNQRQVLSTHCLIVLYADMEDVLATSSDIVHPGITGEARVKALAGVTREWDRQSVEERQRFAHGIAYIALGYLLLAAESMGYRTSSMLGFKPEEVKSILGLPDHVTIPAVIAMGLGDEPGFPHHRHAVDRIARFR comes from the coding sequence ATGTCGACGCCCCATCCATTAACCGTCCGGGAAGCCGCCGAGTCCCGGCGCGCCATCCGGAAGTACGTCCAGCAGCCCGTGCCGGAGGAGGACGTCCGCGAAATCCTCCGCCAGGTGAGCCTGGCGCCCTCACCGAACAACATTCAGCCGTGGCGGTTCGTGGTCGTCCGAGATCCGGCGCTCAGGCAGCAGCTCGAACCGGCGGTACTCAACCAGCGCCAAGTGCTCTCGACCCATTGTCTGATCGTGCTCTATGCCGACATGGAGGATGTCCTGGCGACATCCTCCGACATCGTCCATCCGGGCATCACCGGGGAGGCCCGGGTCAAGGCGCTGGCCGGGGTCACCAGGGAGTGGGACCGGCAGTCGGTCGAGGAACGGCAGCGGTTTGCCCACGGCATTGCCTACATCGCGTTAGGCTACCTGCTGCTGGCGGCGGAATCGATGGGCTACCGGACCTCCTCGATGTTGGGCTTCAAACCGGAGGAGGTCAAGTCGATTCTCGGGCTGCCGGACCACGTCACCATCCCAGCGGTGATCGCGATGGGGTTGGGAGACGAGCCGGGGTTTCCGCACCATCGTCACGCGGTGGACCGGATCGCCCGGTTTCGGTAG
- a CDS encoding AI-2E family transporter → MNFFDSRHQRAALVLGLLTVGLALALAPYATGLIAVPVLYVILEPVHTRLTKWLSPAKSAGLVILLTILLIVIPGVSLLSLILGQAQGMAGKVMAGPLLDRIRLLQLGPFDVGAELVRLGQTVVGWLGSNAFSLLGTMTRLALNILLALFGLFYLLLQPNVVWHAVRPYIPFSPVNTDRLRERFRAVAVSTVIGTGVTAGAQGIAAALGFAFTGLPDPLFWGVVTVVFAILPVVGSGMIWGPGVAVLLFDGRFGAAGFLAAWSIATTGVIDYIFRPLVFNRFAQVHPLITLVGAVAGVSYFGLLGLLVGPLALSYFFEILGMYREEFVKTGSASGFTDEVATAPLPTVSPPPPSP, encoded by the coding sequence ATGAACTTTTTCGATTCCCGGCACCAGCGGGCCGCCCTGGTCCTCGGGTTGCTAACCGTGGGCTTGGCCCTTGCCCTGGCGCCCTACGCCACCGGGTTGATCGCCGTGCCGGTGCTGTACGTCATTCTCGAGCCGGTTCATACCCGGCTGACGAAGTGGCTCAGTCCGGCCAAGTCGGCGGGCCTGGTGATTTTGCTCACCATCCTCCTGATCGTCATCCCGGGGGTTTCGCTCCTCAGCCTGATTCTCGGCCAAGCTCAAGGGATGGCCGGCAAAGTGATGGCCGGCCCCCTCCTGGATCGAATCCGGCTGCTCCAGCTTGGGCCGTTCGATGTCGGCGCCGAGTTGGTCCGGCTGGGCCAGACCGTAGTCGGTTGGCTCGGGAGTAACGCCTTTTCGCTGTTGGGCACGATGACCCGGTTGGCACTTAACATCCTGCTGGCGTTGTTCGGGTTGTTCTACCTGCTCCTCCAACCGAACGTCGTCTGGCATGCGGTCCGGCCGTATATCCCATTCTCCCCGGTCAACACGGACCGCCTTCGGGAGCGGTTCCGGGCGGTGGCGGTCTCGACGGTGATCGGCACCGGGGTGACGGCCGGGGCTCAGGGGATCGCGGCGGCGCTCGGCTTCGCGTTCACGGGGTTGCCCGACCCGTTGTTTTGGGGCGTGGTGACGGTGGTGTTCGCCATTCTTCCGGTGGTCGGGAGCGGGATGATCTGGGGCCCCGGGGTAGCCGTCCTGCTGTTCGACGGCCGGTTTGGTGCCGCCGGCTTCCTGGCGGCCTGGAGCATCGCGACGACTGGGGTAATCGACTACATCTTCCGGCCGCTCGTCTTCAATCGGTTTGCTCAGGTCCATCCCCTCATTACGCTGGTCGGGGCCGTGGCGGGCGTGAGTTACTTCGGCCTCCTGGGCCTCTTGGTCGGTCCGCTCGCGCTGTCGTACTTCTTCGAAATCTTGGGGATGTACCGGGAGGAATTCGTCAAGACGGGCAGCGCCAGCGGGTTCACCGACGAAGTCGCGACTGCTCCGCTGCCGACCGTGTCGCCGCCGCCACCTTCGCCGTGA
- a CDS encoding OmpA family protein: MRSSFLVVGALAFIALPAVAQEKGTIEIGGFGRYTKYDGSFSTSNKSQNSFGAGGRLGYFLSPKFSLEADASFNATDLKNYFTGQASSPIRHSPIHLRGLYHAPLGTKASLLLGAGPMVNYYGKSNNAAVKTIFGNDFGVGGLVGLRYKVNSWLSLRGDGTLDFTPSPRNGGTEVQALGPVASVGDPSSNTHLAAQLGLSIFQNSKCTKRLEGIDLTRNTASVQTGQSVAFNVSGRLCDGSSTTPQVTYAVMPGGTIGPNGVFSSNTAGTYRVVATTLNGKYADTSTVTVTPPPPPARLSRIEISPKTSNLKLGESATYAITGYWTDGNSRAMRADECTVAAEGSPSAQAWTYSWSRSGDYGVTATCSGSSDRAAATVSGLSVMLRAMFGTNQYNEAAGVDRMSLDQVAENMKTDQTIRVYIDGHTDWRNSVKYNAWLSQKRGEFIQRELVKRGIDKGRTTVRAFSECKPSADNTTDDDMTQNRRVELNQIETAAPEPAATCAETGPNGTSKIGRPGE, encoded by the coding sequence ATGCGAAGCAGCTTCCTAGTGGTGGGAGCCTTGGCGTTCATTGCTCTCCCGGCCGTAGCGCAGGAGAAGGGCACGATCGAAATCGGCGGCTTCGGTCGGTACACCAAGTACGACGGCAGCTTCAGCACGTCAAACAAGAGCCAGAATAGTTTCGGTGCGGGTGGCCGTCTCGGGTACTTCCTCTCGCCGAAATTCTCGCTCGAGGCGGACGCGTCGTTCAACGCCACCGATCTCAAGAATTACTTCACCGGGCAAGCCAGTTCGCCGATCCGGCACTCGCCGATCCATCTCCGGGGCCTCTATCACGCTCCGTTAGGCACCAAGGCGAGCCTCCTGCTCGGTGCCGGCCCGATGGTCAACTACTACGGGAAATCCAACAACGCCGCCGTCAAGACGATTTTCGGTAACGATTTCGGGGTCGGCGGGTTGGTGGGTCTTCGCTACAAGGTCAACAGCTGGCTCTCCCTCCGCGGCGACGGCACGCTCGACTTCACGCCGAGCCCCCGCAACGGAGGCACCGAGGTCCAGGCGCTCGGACCGGTGGCGTCGGTCGGCGATCCGTCGAGCAACACCCACTTGGCGGCGCAACTCGGGCTCTCGATCTTCCAGAATTCGAAGTGCACCAAGCGGCTCGAAGGGATTGACCTGACGCGGAACACGGCCAGCGTGCAAACCGGCCAGTCGGTCGCCTTCAACGTCTCCGGCCGGCTCTGCGACGGGTCCTCCACCACGCCGCAAGTGACCTACGCGGTCATGCCGGGCGGCACGATCGGTCCGAACGGCGTGTTCAGCTCGAACACCGCCGGCACCTACCGGGTCGTCGCGACGACGTTGAACGGCAAGTACGCCGACACCTCGACCGTCACGGTCACCCCCCCGCCCCCGCCCGCGCGGTTGTCGCGGATCGAGATCAGCCCGAAGACCTCGAACCTCAAACTGGGCGAATCGGCAACCTACGCGATTACCGGCTACTGGACCGATGGAAACAGCCGGGCCATGCGCGCCGACGAGTGCACCGTGGCCGCCGAAGGCAGCCCGAGCGCCCAGGCGTGGACCTACAGTTGGAGCCGGAGCGGCGATTACGGTGTGACGGCCACCTGCTCCGGTTCCTCGGATCGGGCCGCGGCCACCGTCAGCGGGCTCTCGGTCATGCTCCGGGCCATGTTCGGCACCAACCAGTACAACGAGGCCGCCGGCGTCGATCGGATGTCGCTCGATCAGGTGGCTGAGAACATGAAGACCGACCAGACGATCCGGGTCTACATCGACGGGCACACCGACTGGCGGAACAGCGTCAAGTACAATGCCTGGCTGTCCCAGAAGCGGGGCGAGTTCATCCAGCGCGAGTTGGTGAAGCGCGGCATCGACAAGGGCCGGACCACGGTTCGCGCCTTCAGCGAGTGCAAGCCGAGCGCCGACAACACCACCGACGACGACATGACGCAGAACCGCCGGGTCGAACTCAACCAGATCGAGACGGCGGCGCCGGAACCCGCCGCCACCTGCGCGGAGACCGGCCCGAACGGTACCAGCAAGATCGGTCGCCCCGGCGAGTAG
- a CDS encoding arylesterase has protein sequence MDKLIRGSIIVRSALGFIAAGLLGGCGDSGRNPPPPEPPAAESVREPPTMAGIPEDSTPLVVFVGTSLTAGYGLPDPKLAYPALIQRKIDSLGLGYRTVNAGVSGETSAGALRRMGWVLDRGNIAVVMVETGANDGLRGQNPDSTRANIQAIFDRVRALEPAPKLVLTGMEAMPNLGQAYITKFRTLFPELAQANGASFIPFLLEGVAGVDSLNQADGIHPTQRGQELVAATVWKTIRPLLTAPSR, from the coding sequence ATGGATAAGCTCATACGTGGCTCAATAATAGTGAGATCCGCCCTCGGTTTCATTGCCGCCGGCCTGCTTGGGGGCTGCGGTGACTCGGGGCGGAATCCTCCTCCGCCAGAGCCCCCGGCGGCCGAGTCGGTTCGGGAACCGCCGACCATGGCTGGGATCCCGGAAGACTCCACGCCGCTCGTTGTGTTCGTCGGGACCAGTCTGACGGCCGGCTATGGGTTGCCGGACCCGAAGCTCGCCTATCCGGCCCTGATTCAGCGAAAGATCGACTCCCTGGGCTTGGGCTACCGCACCGTCAATGCAGGGGTCAGCGGCGAGACCTCGGCTGGGGCGCTTCGGCGGATGGGCTGGGTTCTGGATCGGGGCAACATCGCTGTGGTCATGGTGGAAACCGGGGCCAATGACGGGCTGCGGGGGCAGAACCCTGACAGCACCCGGGCCAATATCCAAGCGATCTTCGATCGGGTTCGGGCCCTCGAACCGGCGCCCAAGTTGGTGCTGACGGGCATGGAGGCCATGCCGAACCTGGGGCAGGCCTACATCACCAAGTTCCGGACCCTGTTCCCCGAGTTGGCCCAGGCCAACGGGGCGAGCTTCATTCCGTTTCTGCTCGAGGGGGTGGCCGGGGTTGATTCTTTGAACCAGGCCGACGGAATTCACCCAACGCAGAGGGGTCAGGAGTTGGTCGCGGCCACCGTCTGGAAGACGATCCGCCCGCTGCTTACCGCGCCGTCACGATGA
- a CDS encoding FtsX-like permease family protein, with the protein MNLKFVFKLAWRETRASRRRLSLLVGSVAAGVAALVAINGFTDNLRTSVSAQAKTLLGADVAISGRKAFPDQIERLVDTLIKGDSATGTRGAAARVTSFAGMAYVARTAGVRLVQVRALEPGYPYYGDIVTSPAGRWGSVAVGGRAVVDPSLLTALRAVVGDTLTLGQARFVIDATVSNIPGDIGVATSIGPRVFIAAADLPATNLLQFGSRAEYEVFVKLPDPTKAQTIADQRRLPLREIRYRIRTVEDDRENLTDSLTRLGNYLGLVALVALLLGGLGVASATHLFIRKKLDTIAVLRCLGATSAQVFLAYLVQALAMGALGSLVGAALGVSIQQLLPFLVKDFLPVDVKVAMAPQSLIVGIGLGLWVALVFALLPLLGVRRVSPLVTLRSAYEPAPGRADPLAWAAFGLLALSVIGLSAVQVQNLRDGAIFAGGVGVVVLVLWLAALGLIAALRRWFPRRLPYLYRQGLANLYRPSNQTATVVLALGFGAFLLATLFLVQHNLLREFQVGGDTSAAGRPNLMFFDIQRDQAAGVDSVLTAAGHPGSAPVPIVPMRVASLKGVPVPVVPDSVPRDTTEAEEEAPRQRRPGGWAVRREYRSTYRDSITDSEKLVAGTWWSGPRGDGPARISVDADLARDLGVTIGDEIVWDVQGVQVPSKVVNLRQIDWGRFQTNFFIVFESGVLEQAPQMLVTLTRVDSAAVRGQVQRQIAEQFPNVAAIDLSQIQEAIEGVLAKAALAVRFLALFSVAAGTIVLIGAVTTARLQRLREGVLLKTLGATRRQVLRILVAEYVALGLLAATVAIVLSAVAGWALAKWVFEARYDLPLGSLTGLTALLVLLTLLVGLWSSAEVLKRPPLAVLRSDT; encoded by the coding sequence ATGAACCTCAAGTTCGTCTTCAAATTGGCGTGGCGGGAAACCCGGGCGTCACGTCGGCGCTTGAGTCTCCTGGTGGGTTCGGTGGCGGCCGGCGTCGCGGCCTTGGTGGCCATCAACGGGTTCACCGACAATCTCCGCACCTCGGTCAGTGCCCAGGCCAAAACCCTGCTCGGCGCGGATGTCGCGATTTCGGGCCGCAAAGCCTTTCCCGATCAGATCGAGCGGCTCGTCGATACCCTGATCAAGGGTGACTCGGCCACTGGCACCCGGGGGGCCGCCGCTCGGGTCACCAGTTTTGCCGGAATGGCCTACGTGGCCCGGACCGCCGGGGTTCGCCTGGTCCAAGTCCGGGCCCTCGAGCCCGGCTATCCGTACTACGGCGATATCGTGACCTCGCCCGCGGGGCGCTGGGGCTCGGTCGCGGTCGGCGGACGCGCCGTGGTCGATCCATCCCTGCTTACCGCCCTCAGGGCCGTGGTCGGCGACACCCTGACGCTCGGCCAAGCCCGGTTCGTCATCGACGCCACAGTCAGCAACATCCCGGGCGACATCGGGGTGGCCACCTCGATCGGCCCTCGGGTCTTCATTGCCGCCGCCGATCTTCCGGCCACCAACCTGCTGCAGTTCGGATCGCGGGCGGAGTACGAGGTGTTCGTCAAGCTCCCCGATCCAACCAAGGCCCAGACCATTGCCGACCAACGGCGCTTGCCGCTCCGGGAAATTCGCTACCGGATCCGGACGGTGGAGGACGATCGCGAGAACCTCACCGACTCGCTGACCCGGCTCGGCAACTACCTCGGGCTGGTGGCCCTGGTGGCGCTGTTGCTCGGCGGCCTCGGCGTGGCCAGCGCCACCCATTTGTTCATCCGGAAGAAACTCGACACGATCGCGGTCCTTCGGTGCCTGGGCGCCACGTCGGCCCAGGTGTTCCTGGCGTACCTGGTCCAGGCACTCGCCATGGGAGCGTTAGGCAGCCTGGTTGGGGCGGCGCTCGGGGTCAGCATTCAGCAGCTGCTGCCTTTCTTGGTGAAGGATTTCCTGCCGGTCGATGTCAAGGTCGCCATGGCACCCCAATCCCTGATCGTCGGGATCGGGCTCGGACTCTGGGTGGCCCTCGTCTTTGCCTTGCTGCCGCTGCTTGGGGTCCGCCGGGTCTCGCCGCTCGTGACCTTGAGGAGTGCCTACGAACCGGCCCCGGGCCGGGCCGACCCGTTGGCCTGGGCCGCATTCGGGCTCCTGGCATTGAGCGTCATCGGACTCTCGGCGGTTCAGGTCCAAAATCTCCGCGACGGGGCGATCTTCGCCGGCGGTGTCGGCGTGGTGGTGTTGGTCCTCTGGCTCGCCGCGCTCGGGCTGATCGCGGCCCTGCGGCGATGGTTTCCGCGGCGGTTGCCCTATCTGTACCGACAAGGATTGGCCAACCTCTACCGGCCGTCCAACCAAACCGCCACGGTCGTGCTGGCCCTCGGTTTCGGGGCGTTTCTGTTGGCCACGCTGTTCCTGGTCCAGCACAATCTGCTCCGGGAATTCCAGGTCGGTGGCGACACCAGCGCCGCCGGGCGCCCGAACCTGATGTTTTTCGATATCCAGCGCGACCAGGCGGCGGGCGTCGACTCCGTTCTCACAGCGGCCGGTCATCCCGGGAGCGCCCCGGTGCCGATCGTGCCGATGCGAGTCGCCTCGCTCAAGGGCGTACCGGTACCGGTGGTTCCCGACAGCGTACCCCGCGACACCACCGAGGCCGAGGAAGAAGCGCCCCGCCAGCGCCGGCCGGGCGGGTGGGCCGTCCGCCGCGAGTATCGCTCGACCTACCGCGATTCGATCACCGACAGCGAAAAGCTGGTGGCCGGCACCTGGTGGTCGGGTCCTCGCGGCGACGGACCCGCCCGGATTTCGGTGGATGCCGACCTGGCCCGCGACCTCGGCGTGACGATTGGGGACGAGATCGTCTGGGACGTCCAGGGCGTGCAGGTACCCAGCAAAGTCGTCAACCTGCGCCAGATCGACTGGGGGCGATTCCAAACCAACTTCTTCATCGTCTTCGAATCCGGAGTCCTCGAACAAGCGCCCCAGATGCTGGTGACCTTGACCCGGGTCGACAGCGCCGCCGTCCGCGGCCAAGTGCAACGCCAGATTGCCGAGCAATTCCCCAACGTGGCGGCCATCGATCTCTCCCAGATCCAAGAAGCGATCGAAGGGGTCCTGGCCAAGGCCGCCCTCGCCGTCCGGTTTCTGGCCCTGTTCAGCGTGGCGGCCGGCACCATCGTGCTGATCGGAGCGGTCACGACGGCCCGGCTCCAGCGGCTTCGCGAAGGCGTCTTGCTCAAGACCCTGGGCGCCACTCGCCGCCAAGTTCTCCGGATCTTGGTGGCGGAATACGTCGCGCTCGGCCTGCTGGCCGCGACCGTAGCCATCGTACTGTCGGCCGTGGCAGGATGGGCCTTGGCCAAATGGGTCTTCGAGGCCCGCTATGACCTGCCGTTGGGTTCGCTGACCGGCTTGACCGCTCTGCTCGTCCTCCTCACGTTGCTGGTTGGATTGTGGAGCAGCGCCGAGGTTCTCAAGCGACCGCCGCTGGCGGTGCTCCGCTCCGACACTTAG
- a CDS encoding N-acetyltransferase: MAFDSTRGVPTLATGRLRLRPLTEADTDAIFSLFSDPLVTRYLSRAPMSTPADALAAIERAAKEFAAGTALRVGLVRPEDDQVIGTGNLLHFDWPCRRAEVGYALARPFWGQGLASEATAALVEYGFETLDLHRLEAELDPRNEASTRVLERQGFIREGLLRERWIVGDEISDSLLMGLLRSDYRNRAIRSTA; the protein is encoded by the coding sequence ATGGCATTCGACTCCACCCGCGGCGTCCCGACCCTGGCCACTGGCCGGCTCCGGCTCAGGCCACTGACCGAAGCCGACACCGACGCCATCTTTTCCTTGTTCTCCGATCCACTGGTAACCAGGTACCTGAGCCGCGCCCCGATGAGCACCCCCGCCGACGCTTTGGCCGCCATCGAACGCGCCGCCAAGGAATTTGCCGCAGGCACGGCACTCCGGGTGGGGCTGGTGCGGCCCGAAGACGATCAGGTCATCGGCACCGGAAACCTGTTGCACTTCGATTGGCCGTGCCGGCGGGCGGAAGTCGGCTATGCCCTGGCCCGGCCGTTTTGGGGCCAGGGCCTGGCCTCCGAGGCCACGGCCGCCCTGGTCGAGTATGGATTCGAGACCCTCGACCTCCACCGGCTCGAAGCGGAGCTCGACCCCAGGAACGAGGCCTCGACTCGGGTCCTCGAACGCCAGGGGTTCATCCGAGAAGGCCTGCTCCGGGAGCGCTGGATCGTGGGTGACGAGATCTCAGACTCGCTCCTGATGGGGCTCCTCCGGAGCGACTACCGAAACCGGGCGATCCGGTCCACCGCGTGA
- a CDS encoding ABC transporter ATP-binding protein, translating into MKPRADLTIIEPRMSLSIEPMLKCQGLTQTYVSGGRSLTVLNNITFALERGGFLAIVGPSGSGKTTLLGLLAGLDRPSSGTIELDGHDLGGMTEDQRAILRSQKVGFVFQQFHLISTLTARENVQVPLELRDEPAEERAQDLLSRVGLGDRGHHYPAQLSGGEQQRVALARAFASRPQILFADEPTGNLDAKNGSSIIDLMMGLNRELGTTLVLVTHDRELASKAHRMIRLADGNVVEDVTIP; encoded by the coding sequence ATGAAACCGAGGGCGGATCTCACTATTATTGAGCCACGTATGAGCTTATCCATAGAACCAATGCTCAAGTGCCAGGGACTCACCCAGACCTACGTGTCGGGGGGTCGGTCCCTTACGGTCCTGAACAATATCACGTTCGCCCTCGAGCGCGGGGGCTTCCTCGCCATCGTCGGCCCCTCGGGAAGCGGCAAGACCACCCTGCTCGGCCTCCTGGCCGGGTTGGACCGCCCCAGTTCGGGAACCATCGAGCTCGACGGGCACGACCTCGGGGGCATGACGGAGGACCAACGGGCCATTCTCCGGTCCCAGAAGGTGGGCTTCGTGTTTCAGCAATTCCACCTGATTTCGACCCTGACCGCCCGGGAAAACGTCCAGGTCCCGCTCGAGCTCCGGGATGAACCGGCCGAAGAACGGGCCCAGGACCTGCTCAGCCGGGTGGGGCTCGGCGATCGGGGCCATCACTACCCGGCCCAACTCTCGGGCGGAGAACAGCAACGGGTGGCATTGGCCAGGGCGTTTGCCTCCCGGCCCCAGATCCTCTTTGCCGACGAACCGACCGGTAACCTCGACGCCAAGAACGGGTCCAGCATCATCGACTTGATGATGGGCCTCAACCGCGAGTTGGGGACCACCCTTGTTCTCGTGACTCACGACCGCGAACTGGCCTCGAAGGCCCATCGGATGATCCGGCTTGCCGACGGGAACGTGGTCGAAGACGTGACCATTCCATGA
- a CDS encoding PAS domain-containing protein, whose protein sequence is MSAEADFPSQLAAPHATEPLLVIDRDRVRFANQAFANLVGVPLLDLDGKGIDQLVTILDEPLVVERLRNAVRQDQPFRGEATCHTASGGFDTALVAPGAGLGCLQQPSGRRNRHLGGTGWRLGWRDPGDGFIRLGLHDHPPGPDPGTAAISGDDSTRYCHLHRDGAVSSGRIVFQTVAATNS, encoded by the coding sequence ATGAGCGCCGAGGCGGATTTCCCATCCCAGTTGGCCGCCCCGCATGCGACGGAACCCCTCCTCGTCATCGACCGAGACCGGGTTCGCTTCGCCAATCAGGCCTTTGCCAACCTGGTCGGCGTCCCGCTCTTGGACCTCGACGGGAAGGGTATCGACCAGCTGGTCACGATCCTCGACGAACCGCTGGTGGTCGAACGACTTCGGAATGCGGTCCGGCAGGACCAACCGTTCCGCGGTGAAGCCACCTGTCACACCGCGAGCGGCGGGTTCGACACCGCTCTCGTCGCTCCAGGTGCTGGTCTTGGATGCCTTCAACAACCCAGTGGGCGACGAAACCGTCATCTGGGCGGCACGGGATGGCGGCTCGGTTGGAGGGATCCCGGGGACGGATTCATCCGGCTTGGCCTCCACGACCATCCGCCGGGCCCCGACCCCGGGACCGCAGCGATTTCAGGCGACGACTCCACTCGGTACTGTCACCTTCATCGTGACGGCGCGGTAAGCAGCGGGCGGATCGTCTTCCAGACGGTGGCCGCGACCAACTCCTGA